A window of the Helianthus annuus cultivar XRQ/B chromosome 4, HanXRQr2.0-SUNRISE, whole genome shotgun sequence genome harbors these coding sequences:
- the LOC110936776 gene encoding phosphatidylglycerophosphate phosphatase PTPMT1, protein MKIEDLDDSSSDLQTANHRTVDYDSRRQIVAVDAKRALVGAGARILFYPTLLYNVFRNKIQTEFRWWDQVDQFLLLGAVPFPKDVPRLKQLNVGGVITLNEPYETLVPSSLYRAHDIDHLVIPTRDYLFAPSFEDIDRAVNFIHKNATRCRTTYVHCKAGRGRSTTIVLCYLVEYKHMTPISALEYVRSRRPRVLLAPSQWKAVQEYKHWRSVSAATSASSGDAVLITKADLEGYNSPSKGKELALVPRVSKTSPMIAKLSCLFASLKVSSNSGPVSLKLTETPAC, encoded by the exons ATGAAGATCGAGGATCTCGATGATTCTTCTTCTGATCTACAAACCGCTAACCATCGTACGGTTGATTATGATTCTAGACGCCAGATCGTTGCCGTTGATGCCAAAAGAGCGTTAGTCGGTGCCGGTGCTCGGATCCTGTTTTACCCGACCCTTTTGTATAATGTTTTTCGTAATAAAATTCAAACCGAGTTTAGATGGTGGGATCAAGTTGATCAG TTTCTTCTGTTGGGTGCTGTACCGTTCCCGAAAGATGTTCCTCGGTTGAAGCAGCTTAATGTTGGTGGTGTTATTACTCTTAACGAGCCGTATGAAACTCTGGTTCCGAGTTCGTTGTATCGAGCTCATGATATAGACCATCTTGTTATTCCTACGCGAGATTACTTATTTGCTCCTTCGTTTGAGGACATTGACCGAGCTGTAAATTTCATTCACA AGAATGCTACGCGTTGTAGAACGACATACGTGCATTGCAAAGCTGGGAGAGGAAGGAGTACCACAATCGTGCTTTGTTATTTG GTTGAATACAAACACATGACCCCGATATCTGCATTGGAGTACGTGCGGTCTAGGCGACCTAGAGTACTCTTGGCGCCATCTCAATGGAAG GCGGTGCAAGAATACAAACACTGGCGATCAGTGtcagctgccacatcagcatCTTCAGGGGATGCTGTGCTTATAACGAAAGCTGATTTGGAAGGGTACAATAGTCCGTCAAAAGGCAAAGAGTTAGCGCTGGTTCCAAGGGTATCGAAAACAAGTCCAATGATAGCAAAACTTTCTTGTCTCTTTGCGTCTCTGAAAGTTTCAAGTAACTCGGGTCCTGTTAGTTTGAAACTAACAGAGACACCTGCTTGTTAG